The nucleotide window AGCCTCAGATGGTGGATACCTGGCAGGTAAGTTCCGATGGTCTGCAGTATACCTTTACGTTACGGGAAGGTCTCAAGTTCCATGACGGCAGTCCTGTTACGTCCGATGACGTCATTGCTTCCCTCAAACGATGGGGCCAACGGGATGCTTTGGGAAAGATGTTAATGATGTTTACGAGTCGTTTGGAAGCGGTGGATGCTAAAACTTTCCGTCTGGAGTTAAAGGAACCCTTTGGGTTAGTTTTAGATGCGCTGGCCAAGCCAAGCAGTAATGTGCCTTTCATCATGCCGGCTCGAATTGCAGCCACTCCGGCCGATGAACAGATCAAAGAATTTATCGGTTCGGGTCCCTTCAAATTTGTAAAGGAAGAATGGGAGCCTGGGCATCGGGTAGTTTACGTACGCAATCCCGACTATATTCCACGCTCTGAGCCACCCAGTTTTGGTGCCGGAGGCAAGCGGGTATATGTGGATCGGGTAGAATGGTTCTACATTCCTGATCCGGCAACGGCCGGGGCGGCGCTGGAAGCCGGAGAGATAGACTATTGGGAAAGGTTTCCTGTGGATTTTCTTTCCCGATTAGAGAAAAACCCCGACATTCAAATCCTGATAGATCCATCCCGGGTGGTTCAATTCTGGTTGCGCCCCAATCATCTCTATCCACCTTTCAACAATCCGAAAGCCCGGCAGGCTCTGGTATGGATGGCCAACCAGGAGACCTATATGCAGGCGGCCATTGGAGATCCAAGAATATGGAAAGCGTGTCCGGCGTATTTCATGTGTGGGAGTCCCTGGGAGACCTCTGCAGGGTCAGATCCGCAGATGGGAAAAAACCTGGAGAAAGCTAGAAAACTCCTGCAAGAAGCCGGGTATGACGGACGGCCTGTAGTACTCATGGATCCCACAGATCAGAACGATATCCATATTGTCACGTTGGTAACCCAGCAACTACTCACACAAATCGGTGTAAAGGTAGATCTCCAGGCTATGGATTGGAGTACCCTGGTCTCTCGTCGAGCCGAGAAGAAACCTCCCCAAGAGGGCGGTTGGAATCTCTTCAGTACCTGGTGGCAGTTTGGGGACGTGTTTAATCCGGTAGGAAATCCAGGGATCGTAGGAGATTGTGAAAAAGCCTGGTTTGGTTGGTATTGCAGCAAGAAGATGGAAGAATTACGGAC belongs to Candidatus Limnocylindrales bacterium and includes:
- a CDS encoding ABC transporter substrate-binding protein; translation: MVKDFRWFLGRCIALLFPVPLLLISLVSGVLCEEPKMGGTLKFIPHADLKVLDPIWTTAYITRNHGYMIYDTLFALDKDLKIQPQMVDTWQVSSDGLQYTFTLREGLKFHDGSPVTSDDVIASLKRWGQRDALGKMLMMFTSRLEAVDAKTFRLELKEPFGLVLDALAKPSSNVPFIMPARIAATPADEQIKEFIGSGPFKFVKEEWEPGHRVVYVRNPDYIPRSEPPSFGAGGKRVYVDRVEWFYIPDPATAGAALEAGEIDYWERFPVDFLSRLEKNPDIQILIDPSRVVQFWLRPNHLYPPFNNPKARQALVWMANQETYMQAAIGDPRIWKACPAYFMCGSPWETSAGSDPQMGKNLEKARKLLQEAGYDGRPVVLMDPTDQNDIHIVTLVTQQLLTQIGVKVDLQAMDWSTLVSRRAEKKPPQEGGWNLFSTWWQFGDVFNPVGNPGIVGDCEKAWFGWYCSKKMEELRTEWARTQDPEKRKQLAEEIQKLAYEEVPYVLLGQATVPDAYRKHVKGVVPFTSPVFWNVWLDKK